The DNA region GACCAACTTTCAAATGAACATCGACGCCATAACTGAGAACCACATCGTTCAATAGATTCATCTTCACCATCTTCACCACAATCATTGATACCATCACATAGTGAATCCGGTCGAATACAAATACGTGTTTGATTGCACATGATTAATCtcaatgaacaattttgTCCAAGACTAAGTGGTTTATCCATTGCACATTCGATAAATTTAATATTATCAACAGCAATAGCTGATTGCGTGGATTGATCGaaaacatcaaattcaaCGATAAATGGCGTCCAATGAAGGCCAATATGACCATATTGACGTGTCCATGAACCATGAGTTGTACCGATTGTATTTGCAATCATATAGAAAGTGTTcatattattaatttcatcacCAAAACGAACTTTGAGAAAGAATGCTTTTGATGCTTGAGcgtaataatcaaattcaatcaggCAATCGGCCGatgaatgtttgaaataTAAAGACATTTTTCGAGCATTTAGTGCCATCTCTGCGTGACCAGATTGACTATTTCGACCACCAATCCAACGAcgcatcatcataaaatgacCTTTTTTATTGGCATTAGCATCGAATTTTGGGGCATATGATGGTGACCATGATTGCATTTCTTGCACCGATGTATGAAACCAATAATCTCGGTCAATGGATCCTGTATCTTTCCAGCCACAATCATCTTTTTCGAAATTACATTCATCACCACAACCAATTTCATCCCAACCAGATGGACAATCTTTACGGAAATCACATTGCTGTTCTGGCttgattatttttccattcaaacatttgatACTTTCATTTTGACATCGACCTTGGTGGAAACTGATATCATCCAAAGCGatcattgtttttggatCCTTGATAACAACACCTTCGATTAGAATTtgtatttcatcaatatctgTTTCTAACATATCATGACCAATTGTAAAATAATATGGTGTCCATCGATCATGTTGAACTTCTAAAATTCGGCCGAGAATTCTACTGCCTGAAGAATGTCCCCTTTGGAATCGtaacaataaaatttcaacacTTGCTTTTGCATCATTGATCCATGCCCATATTTCTAGGCAATAAATTCGACCACGTTCAATACGTTGAGCTCCGGAAATAATTTCAGCATATTTTTTACCTGTATAAATGGAATCTGGTGACCAACGCCATGCGGATAACATTAGAAAACCATTTCCTTCAATTTGGCTATGATCAAGACGTGGTCCGGGAAAATCTGGATGAAAATTGGATGTCCATGTTGCATACAAACGAAATGCTTGACCACTTTTTGTATAATAATCCGAATAGctacaataatcatcatgattaaaatcacaatcaattgGACGTTCACATTGACTATTCATGACGATTAAATCATCCAAAACCAAGTATGACTTATTGCTTGTtggttttattatttcaaatacAATTCGATGTTCAAAATCAAGTTGTTTATCAAATTCAACTACAGTCCACCATGGTTTCTCTCTATGAAAAATAAAGgaaaaacattaaattcattcatttgtaataGTTACGAATCAACTTACGAATTTGTTGCCcataataaatgatcattatgacgatcatgataatcatcaaaatattcacCAGCTGACCAATAAACACTGAGCGATACGTTTCCCACCAATTTATAAGCAAATCTTACACATGATCGTTGTGAGACATCTGCTGGAACATTTTCGATTgacaatcgatcaatataatcaatttgcAGTTTTTTAGTTTTCTTATTCATAAAACCAAGATAATAGCCATCCGTAGTTGAAAATGTTGTATGATCATTATGTGGAATTGTCAATGGAAATAATCCAGTTTGATGATTGGCATCAAATGTTGGAAAATTAAAGAGATAAGCGTCCATTTCATCAAGTGGTTGAATCTGTTCTAATTGTAAGCCATCAAGCCCATTTGTGAATGTATACGTgtaatcattcaaatgtttaCAACGACCTGGTCGTAtttgaatatcatcaattgcaaatgaattgaatactcctttcgatgatgatggaatatcTTCCGATAGACTAAAATTCATACGTATCAagattttctcatcatttgcTGAtcgaaaatggaaaaaagaatcaaacaaatagtTTTCATCACATATTCAGACATACCAGATGCTTGAACAAAAGGAATAGTTATACGATGTAAACGCCATGATTGGGTACGAAGAAAACGTAATCTGGCAAACGGTTGGATCCATTTTTTACCCAAAATATTCACATTACCATGACTATAGGCGAAATCCAAACGACCAACATCGTATACTGAACTACCATCAGCATAATACCAGAATGTTAAACAACGTTCTTTATCATAAATCATTGGTGGAGCAACCAGATATTGAgttgtttcattcaattgatttgtatcattaatgaacaaaatataatGTCCAGCTTCATGTTTTAATGTATGATCTAATGGTGGTGCATATTGATCGTGTCCTTTTCATTGTAAATCAAACGTTCAATTAGATGAAAAactgaaaattaaaaatgactCATAACTTACGTTGTAAATAAGATGTGATTGTCCAGATTTTTGGATAAAATGTCCAATGACATTCATGTTCAAAATTACAATCTGCGATACGTTCACTTTGAGGCATTTCAGTAGTTGGTGATGGTGCCGGTGATGAATCGGAATTATTCCAACAATGTCCTTGTGTAATAGTAATGTCATCGATACCTAGATCACTAGCAATTTTGTCATTATATTTAgcaacaatttcaaatgaataaaccaTTGGTAATTTACGAATTTCTCGTGTAAATGGCATCCAAACAATTGGATCATGTGTTTGAGTATAGATATTAAATTCTTGTGCAATGGCACCATTCTTATGTAGATCTAATACACGTAATGtcattgctgttgttatATTCTGATCTACAGAATTAGCAAAATAATACATTCGAAAGCAGACAATCGGTTCATTTTTTGGACGATTCATAATTGGACCACGTAACACGGATTCTGCATGTGCAGAAGATGATTGTCGATACATATCCAACGGTAATGCAAGATAATTTCCATCGGGCCGTCCAAGTGTATGATCAACCCAACAACCAGAATGACGTACGATTTCATTCCGAGGCTGTACACGAATCCAAtaaattaatcgattatcCGTTGCATCTTGATTCTGGTCGATTCCATTATACCAACCACACATATCGGTTTCGAAATTACAATTACCATGAAGTGAATCACAAAAATGTGGCACAAATCgtacatcatcaatcaatatcattgTATCTTGATTCGATGATTGTGTAATTTGCATTATGATCGATGCTTTTTTTGTCGCTGTAAAACTAACACTCATTGATGTCCATTTATTCTGTTGATTAATCGATATAATTTCATCGAGACtaacatttttcaatgttgatcgataattgttttcttgtatttgtaatgataattgcACATTTCTTGcagttgtttgttgttgaatattgaataaattcaattcggaaagagtttgaaaataataatacagGTTAATACAAAGATCATATCGTCGTAGTGGATTCATTACGGCAGTATCATCTTCAGGAAAAAACGATAacgattcgattgattgaatcaacgATGAAATCATCGTATCGGAATCACCAGATAATGGTAGCGCAAGATAATGTCCTGCAGTTGAACCGGTTGTATGATCTCTAGTTTGACAATTATGGCAACGTTTTAAATGGCCAGCCAATGGTTTCCACgcacattcattgatttcaaaGTCACAAAATTCTTTCGAAGGCAATGAGCATTTTCCCTGCATAATaccaatatcatcaataccGGCAATTGAATTTCCATTATTCAACGATtcgataatcaaatcaaaatctttATCTGATGGTGTTTGTAATTCGATCCATGCTGGTTGCCAATTGCGTGTTTGTGGTCTTGTTCGTCGCCAAAGAGTTTGTGTTTGAGttacattattatgattatcaaattgcatcattttcacatttaatGTAGCTGAACTtataccaaaaaaataataccaaaatgtaaaacaataataatcattttttttgccattgatCGGCGATGCtgttttcaatattgattgtCTAGGTCGATttccatcaccattatccatcattattttgatcgAATCCGAGAGCCATGTACCATGTTTTCGTGGCAATGGCCGTAAATGACTCGTATGATCTTCACCGGGTTCAATATCTGGACGATTTGTACGAAACCAATTcaattgctgttgttgatggtaatcattgattatctTCCAACCACAAAAATCGGTTTCAAAatcacaattcaattttttaatcgattcaggtttatcatcatgattggaTTTTGTACAATTGAGAAAACGTATATCATCGACGGCAATAAATTCTTTATGATTTCGTTTGTCACCTGGCATTCTAAATGAACTAATTgcgaaaaataaattaaaactAGGAAATCTTTCACCAAAATCAGTTGTATAataattccattcatttcgtTCAGTGATTAAGAAAGAACATAGAAAATGGTCATTGACATATAATGAAATAGTTGTTTCTAGACTTGTCattaatcgaaatgaaaatttacaatttccATCTGTACGACCATTGATTGTTGGActtttcaatgttgtttcTTGTTCTATagaacaggaaaaaaaacaataataaaattatcagaATCTGTTTCATGCTAGACAACTTACTAttagaatcaaaaatgaaaccgTAATAACCACCCATTGGATTCTGCTGGCCATCACGTGTTGGCAATGGATCTGGTGCATTTGATGCTGGATCATATACATCCCAATGTCTAACATGACCATTAGTTTCAACTTGACTTTCCCAACGACAAGATGATTGAAGATTAAAAGTACAATCACCACATTGAAGTTCATCCAAGCCATCCCGACATTGTGGAATGAAATCACATATTTCACTTGCCGGTACACAGATAagcttttgtttttcattttcacaccAAATACCATCACAAAAATGATCCGGTGCAATTGTTGTTAAATTGACGGGTTCTTCCGTTAGAATGTGACAATCATTAGAAAAACTTATATCATCAATGGCAATATAAGGTTTCAAGTATTCGCCTTTGTAACGTCTTAATTCGGCTTCAATAAGAATTTTATATGTTCCATTCCATCTATTATCTTGATTACCGAACACATaataaaatcgatcaaaataGTGTCTATCTTCTCTCAATGTAGCCAATAAATGTGTTTGACCCGTTTCTAGATCCCATAGTTTTAGAAACAATGTCGAATTTTTGctatttttcaatacaaacaTTCGTACAATACACGATGCTGTTGCTGGAATTAGCATTGGCGGACCATCAATTATTGACATTTTTGCTTCATTATTCTCTTTATCGGTATCAGTGAACAGAACACGACCACCAGATGCATATCGCAAAGTGTGATCATAACCAGGTCCTTGACGAAAactgttgaatgaattgacaTCTTCTATACGCCAATTGATACGATAATAATCACCCCAACGtccaaaatcattatcatcttggAAGTCTGTCATACGATTGGTGAAATCACATTGTCGACCATTTTCATCCGATCCATCGCCACAATCATCTTCAAAATCACAAACATTTGCTTCATCAATACAAACATTGTTTGCACAAAGAAATTTATTACAAGTTTCATCCTCTTTCATTGGTTTCGGGGGATCACAATATTCCATTTTAAAGCTAAGAACAGAATGATAAGATTCACTATATGTACTAGTTGCCACATATGGACCTAATGGTGAAGCTCGAAGtattaattgaaatgaatgtggTATACGTCCAAGCCAATAATCAATCCGatgccattcattcatttcaaatgctGTTGATAGTTGCATTCCACTATCCCATAATAACAATTCGTTTCCATCttggattttcaattttaaagcAAATCGATCATTGCTATCTTTCCATTTACTATgaaatagataaaaaaatgaataacgACAGCCGCcatatgattgatgaattattggTGATATTAGTCTAGCGTTATCTTGATATGGTGTTGTTATTGAACCATAAGCTGTTAATGAATTTTCCTGGTGATCATGTGGTCCACATTCGGATTCTTTGGTTAATCGCCATCGAAACGAATGAACTGTGGCTTCATTTTCATAGCCACAAATATAACCTGGTCTTATATCACATGAACCACATTCTAATTCATCTAAACCATCTGGACAATCTTTATGATGGTTGCAAACTTTTTCAACCGATATGACTTGATATGGATCACAATAGAATTTATGATCATGGAATCCATGTATTggtgttgttgatattgatgataaagtggttgttgtcgtcgttgttgtggAATAAGGCAATGGATTATCAGGATTATTACAGCTActttttttaaaagaaaaattatcaatcgcTACGTAACTATCTTGCCGtccataatcattatttgtaaCGGTAGCAATCTATTTGTGAggcgaaagaaaaaagaaaaaaaaattgattaaattttcaaatataaatagacaaacatgatgattacaataaaaaaataaatatcttTCGATGCTGCATTCAATCGTCGTGTttgtatttcaattttacgCCATTCTTTGGTTGAAAAGTTTGTtccgaataatttttttgctgaacTCGAGAATGATTCAGCTTGATAGATTTCTAAATATGAATCCGAACATGGTTTAACAATGGCCATTGATAGACAgaaattgatattttcaCTGCCACCAGTATCATAACGTTCAGTAAGAATGATACCACGTTCAACATTATGATGTGATACGAACAATAGATAATTGCCATAAAATGAATCGTATGTaaaatcatgatcaatataTGGACCATGTAAACGTGGACAATAAACATGCCATTCACTATCAATATAATTGgtcataaaataaaatgctaATTCTGTAAGATTTTCTCTATTTgctaattgaattttccaatcatcagtgaattcatcattgggTTTTGATCTTAATATTTCCAATGAAcaagcatcatcatcttcaaaatCACAATCACCGCCTGTACTAGTACATTCACCAGGATAGATAGAAATGTCATCGATAAATACACCCAATTCTTCATTATCAGAGACTGctaaaatttcgattttcat from Dermatophagoides farinae isolate YC_2012a chromosome 5, ASM2471394v1, whole genome shotgun sequence includes:
- the LOC124497339 gene encoding MAM and LDL-receptor class A domain-containing protein 2 isoform X2, whose amino-acid sequence is MDSFFKMKSILIFFSIILIGLFSSSSSSSSNRRESKARKTDNPFESICENFEKGKKGNWTSSSFQVADSGAVDYVPFIDHTRYDGEGHFAYIRSKNRSAVSGSMKAENPHMVDESTKVCFRFAYFLYGEDHSMVNLKVLSSSSESSDQKSKILFRSYDEITIKWHEAYIDLTIDENSDHFEINGLIHQGILAIDDIKVTIGECDTQELECDFESDISSMFKPSSSWRIWKGADIGINDHTTDTKDGHFYGIFKEAKSKEIGTFSTVTTKKAFDDYSCLRFAYYLMGNRNVSLSYLAIDVDNELIFGDSWQIIGANNLNGQVGWMTHQATISNPGDAMGFRLQMKIEILAVSDNEELGVFIDDISIYPGECTSTGGDCDFEDDDACSLEILRSKPNDEFTDDWKIQLANRENLTELAFYFMTNYIDSEWHVYCPRLHGPYIDHDFTYDSFYGNYLLFVSHHNVERGIILTERYDTGGSENINFCLSMAIVKPCSDSYLEIYQAESFSSSAKKLFGTNFSTKEWRKIEIQTRRLNAASKDIYFFIIATVTNNDYGRQDSYVAIDNFSFKKSSCNNPDNPLPYSTTTTTTTTLSSISTTPIHGFHDHKFYCDPYQVISVEKVCNHHKDCPDGLDELECGSCDIRPGYICGYENEATVHSFRWRLTKESECGPHDHQENSLTAYGSITTPYQDNARLISPIIHQSYGGCRYSFFYLFHSKWKDSNDRFALKLKIQDGNELLLWDSGMQLSTAFEMNEWHRIDYWLGRIPHSFQLILRASPLGPYVATSTYSESYHSVLSFKMEYCDPPKPMKEDETCNKFLCANNVCIDEANVCDFEDDCGDGSDENGRQCDFTNRMTDFQDDNDFGRWGDYYRINWRIEDVNSFNSFRQGPGYDHTLRYASGGRVLFTDTDKENNEAKMSIIDGPPMLIPATASCIVRMFVLKNSKNSTLFLKLWDLETGQTHLLATLREDRHYFDRFYYVFGNQDNRWNGTYKILIEAELRRYKGEYLKPYIAIDDISFSNDCHILTEEPVNLTTIAPDHFCDGIWCENEKQKLICVPASEICDFIPQCRDGLDELQCGDCTFNLQSSCRWESQVETNGHVRHWDVYDPASNAPDPLPTRDGQQNPMGGYYGFIFDSNKQETTLKSPTINGRTDGNCKFSFRLMTSLETTISLYVNDHFLCSFLITERNEWNYYTTDFGERFPSFNLFFAISSFRMPGDKRNHKEFIAVDDIRFLNCTKSNHDDKPESIKKLNCDFETDFCGWKIINDYHQQQQLNWFRTNRPDIEPGEDHTSHLRPLPRKHGTWLSDSIKIMMDNGDGNRPRQSILKTASPINGKKNDYYCFTFWYYFFGISSATLNVKMMQFDNHNNVTQTQTLWRRTRPQTRNWQPAWIELQTPSDKDFDLIIESLNNGNSIAGIDDIGIMQGKCSLPSKEFCDFEINECAWKPLAGHLKRCHNCQTRDHTTGSTAGHYLALPLSGDSDTMISSLIQSIESLSFFPEDDTAVMNPLRRYDLCINLYYYFQTLSELNLFNIQQQTTARNVQLSLQIQENNYRSTLKNVSLDEIISINQQNKWTSMSVSFTATKKASIIMQITQSSNQDTMILIDDVRFVPHFCDSLHGNCNFETDMCGWYNGIDQNQDATDNRLIYWIRVQPRNEIVRHSGCWVDHTLGRPDGNYLALPLDMYRQSSSAHAESVLRGPIMNRPKNEPIVCFRMYYFANSVDQNITTAMTLRVLDLHKNGAIAQEFNIYTQTHDPIVWMPFTREIRKLPMVYSFEIVAKYNDKIASDLGIDDITITQGHCWNNSDSSPAPSPTTEMPQSERIADCNFEHECHWTFYPKIWTITSYLQRHDQYAPPLDHTLKHEAGHYILFINDTNQLNETTQYLVAPPMIYDKERCLTFWYYADGSSVYDVGRLDFAYSHGNVNILGKKWIQPFARLRFLRTQSWRLHRITIPFVQASANDEKILIRMNFSLSEDIPSSSKGVFNSFAIDDIQIRPGRCKHLNDYTYTFTNGLDGLQLEQIQPLDEMDAYLFNFPTFDANHQTGLFPLTIPHNDHTTFSTTDGYYLGFMNKKTKKLQIDYIDRLSIENVPADVSQRSCVRFAYKLVGNVSLSVYWSAGEYFDDYHDRHNDHLLWATNSEKPWWTVVEFDKQLDFEHRIVFEIIKPTSNKSYLVLDDLIVMNSQCERPIDCDFNHDDYCSYSDYYTKSGQAFRLYATWTSNFHPDFPGPRLDHSQIEGNGFLMLSAWRWSPDSIYTGKKYAEIISGAQRIERGRIYCLEIWAWINDAKASVEILLLRFQRGHSSGSRILGRILEVQHDRWTPYYFTIGHDMLETDIDEIQILIEGVVIKDPKTMIALDDISFHQGRCQNESIKCLNGKIIKPEQQCDFRKDCPSGWDEIGCGDECNFEKDDCGWKDTGSIDRDYWFHTSVQEMQSWSPSYAPKFDANANKKGHFMMMRRWIGGRNSQSGHAEMALNARKMSLYFKHSSADCLIEFDYYAQASKAFFLKVRFGDEINNMNTFYMIANTIGTTHGSWTRQYGHIGLHWTPFIVEFDVFDQSTQSAIAVDNIKFIECAMDKPLSLGQNCSLRLIMCNQTRICIRPDSLCDGINDCGEDGEDESIERCGSQLWRRCSFESWSQCQLDIDHVSEVHAHWRIVTGHEFEDNQLNPGYEPLIDNTRRSRLSPYALLVPGRTDDQNTHHRFRYASIYTPFLSSKVLNMTNPCRLGFYYYWHTDIGRVIDPRDLSLEVFVRYQDDDDDCNNENEIESTSHQPKILWSITASDVLDQQRWYKSVVAYPDPNDNDWIDHWNNNHEHNLTMKPFQFVLRGWIHEDEHSRLAIDDLSYGFNCIAEETHETTTSPTNQPITGSTDQPVIHNHKGSKGIFFVTIFIAMMIIVIVVVARRQYYRHYHNRNDLDNLVVSLKHLDEQKSNNQIEIADEAIEQQPGPSASAPVDDNNLVNDDQQTLDNKILSEIILPPSYHK
- the LOC124497339 gene encoding MAM and LDL-receptor class A domain-containing protein 2 isoform X3; this translates as MIISVIFFTSHLIIIMMMMMMMMIATVTNNDYGRQDSYVAIDNFSFKKSSCNNPDNPLPYSTTTTTTTTLSSISTTPIHGFHDHKFYCDPYQVISVEKVCNHHKDCPDGLDELECGSCDIRPGYICGYENEATVHSFRWRLTKESECGPHDHQENSLTAYGSITTPYQDNARLISPIIHQSYGGCRYSFFYLFHSKWKDSNDRFALKLKIQDGNELLLWDSGMQLSTAFEMNEWHRIDYWLGRIPHSFQLILRASPLGPYVATSTYSESYHSVLSFKMEYCDPPKPMKEDETCNKFLCANNVCIDEANVCDFEDDCGDGSDENGRQCDFTNRMTDFQDDNDFGRWGDYYRINWRIEDVNSFNSFRQGPGYDHTLRYASGGRVLFTDTDKENNEAKMSIIDGPPMLIPATASCIVRMFVLKNSKNSTLFLKLWDLETGQTHLLATLREDRHYFDRFYYVFGNQDNRWNGTYKILIEAELRRYKGEYLKPYIAIDDISFSNDCHILTEEPVNLTTIAPDHFCDGIWCENEKQKLICVPASEICDFIPQCRDGLDELQCGDCTFNLQSSCRWESQVETNGHVRHWDVYDPASNAPDPLPTRDGQQNPMGGYYGFIFDSNKQETTLKSPTINGRTDGNCKFSFRLMTSLETTISLYVNDHFLCSFLITERNEWNYYTTDFGERFPSFNLFFAISSFRMPGDKRNHKEFIAVDDIRFLNCTKSNHDDKPESIKKLNCDFETDFCGWKIINDYHQQQQLNWFRTNRPDIEPGEDHTSHLRPLPRKHGTWLSDSIKIMMDNGDGNRPRQSILKTASPINGKKNDYYCFTFWYYFFGISSATLNVKMMQFDNHNNVTQTQTLWRRTRPQTRNWQPAWIELQTPSDKDFDLIIESLNNGNSIAGIDDIGIMQGKCSLPSKEFCDFEINECAWKPLAGHLKRCHNCQTRDHTTGSTAGHYLALPLSGDSDTMISSLIQSIESLSFFPEDDTAVMNPLRRYDLCINLYYYFQTLSELNLFNIQQQTTARNVQLSLQIQENNYRSTLKNVSLDEIISINQQNKWTSMSVSFTATKKASIIMQITQSSNQDTMILIDDVRFVPHFCDSLHGNCNFETDMCGWYNGIDQNQDATDNRLIYWIRVQPRNEIVRHSGCWVDHTLGRPDGNYLALPLDMYRQSSSAHAESVLRGPIMNRPKNEPIVCFRMYYFANSVDQNITTAMTLRVLDLHKNGAIAQEFNIYTQTHDPIVWMPFTREIRKLPMVYSFEIVAKYNDKIASDLGIDDITITQGHCWNNSDSSPAPSPTTEMPQSERIADCNFEHECHWTFYPKIWTITSYLQRHDQYAPPLDHTLKHEAGHYILFINDTNQLNETTQYLVAPPMIYDKERCLTFWYYADGSSVYDVGRLDFAYSHGNVNILGKKWIQPFARLRFLRTQSWRLHRITIPFVQASANDEKILIRMNFSLSEDIPSSSKGVFNSFAIDDIQIRPGRCKHLNDYTYTFTNGLDGLQLEQIQPLDEMDAYLFNFPTFDANHQTGLFPLTIPHNDHTTFSTTDGYYLGFMNKKTKKLQIDYIDRLSIENVPADVSQRSCVRFAYKLVGNVSLSVYWSAGEYFDDYHDRHNDHLLWATNSEKPWWTVVEFDKQLDFEHRIVFEIIKPTSNKSYLVLDDLIVMNSQCERPIDCDFNHDDYCSYSDYYTKSGQAFRLYATWTSNFHPDFPGPRLDHSQIEGNGFLMLSAWRWSPDSIYTGKKYAEIISGAQRIERGRIYCLEIWAWINDAKASVEILLLRFQRGHSSGSRILGRILEVQHDRWTPYYFTIGHDMLETDIDEIQILIEGVVIKDPKTMIALDDISFHQGRCQNESIKCLNGKIIKPEQQCDFRKDCPSGWDEIGCGDECNFEKDDCGWKDTGSIDRDYWFHTSVQEMQSWSPSYAPKFDANANKKGHFMMMRRWIGGRNSQSGHAEMALNARKMSLYFKHSSADCLIEFDYYAQASKAFFLKVRFGDEINNMNTFYMIANTIGTTHGSWTRQYGHIGLHWTPFIVEFDVFDQSTQSAIAVDNIKFIECAMDKPLSLGQNCSLRLIMCNQTRICIRPDSLCDGINDCGEDGEDESIERCGSQLWRRCSFESWSQCQLDIDHVSEVHAHWRIVTGHEFEDNQLNPGYEPLIDNTRRSRLSPYALLVPGRTDDQNTHHRFRYASIYTPFLSSKVLNMTNPCRLGFYYYWHTDIGRVIDPRDLSLEVFVRYQDDDDDCNNENEIESTSHQPKILWSITASDVLDQQRWYKSVVAYPDPNDNDWIDHWNNNHEHNLTMKPFQFVLRGWIHEDEHSRLAIDDLSYGFNCIAEETHETTTSPTNQPITGSTDQPVIHNHKGSKVGTGIFFVTIFIAMMIIVIVVVARRQYYRHYHNRNDLDNLVVSLKHLDEQKSNNQIEIADEAIEQQPGPSASAPVDDNNLVNDDQQTLDNKILSEIILPPSYHK